agtacggcacattgtgcctaaaacagTACTCAGTACCCGATCAACATATCAGAAGcagtatacgacacataaagtgcctgaaacgacacacgttgtaacacccttacccgtatccgtcgccggaataggatacgaggtattaccagattttactgattttttttaaaactcaatataacccctttataaatatctaatcctccctgcaaattttaaaccgagaccaagccaacacaaccaatccatttcaacatattttcaagatagatttattgtattcataagataatctcatcacatgccaaaaccaaaatttgttagccataccaatggctaaccatacattcattccacattaacatctactttactagcttatacatgccattgatttccaaaataagttctttatgtaccgagatcttgacgttgatagtgtgatgtgtctctgaccaaatccgacctccgagctcttaactctacaaacaggggaaaaagaaacagggtaagcactttgtgcttagtaagctcatgtaacaggaattatacttacctaatttttttttatacaatgcaataaacattcatacatcattcaatacattattcccctatcatgcacaaactcaacattcaaattagtccaataatttccacgtatcaataatttatatcatgattgatgagctcatcaattccatgatttccatttccttgttatttttccatattcatctcgttgaactacttggaatttcgatggattttcagaggtacaccAAAGTGTACAAattccgggtccgtcaattcatattcatgtgcgcacatttccatttcagagagcacactccatgaacctcatccttacaatgggATTACCGGTCGAGCTAAATctctgtaatataaactcacgAGTATTGCCGGATTACCGGTCCAAAGCTAAATCCtcgcaacgacaattactctaatgagcttggatcgaATTACAGTCCAAAGCTAAATTGAgacctaattcggattacccgtccgggctaaatccattttccacatattcttcgggagggctatatcagaataggatcacccgtccgggctagatcctttttaccgtcaattccttttcagagatccatcgaattttcctttcattcaacggagatttatttcctcttttcatcaagaatatcaatacttcatcaattatcatacaataaacatccaaatcatattcacatcaataacaaacatttcaagcatttatgaatataattcaagttacacgaacttacctcgacacttgttcgtaaccaaaaatctactaatcctgaactttttcttttcctcgatcttgcttcgtatttgaattttccggatctaaataaataaatttaatcattaatctaatacttttcatgttcatatgtaacattctctagaattccattattatttatagtgcattcaaagttgtctcactgagtcacagtaactaaattatttatatcttgagctacggaactccaaattaagatccgctaattttccctgaaactagactcacatatcttcttatcataaaattttcagaatttttagtttagccaataagtacagtttattctttaaagtttcccctgtttcactgttcaACAGTTCCGACctcttcttcactaaaaattaattatctcatagtacagaattcggatgatgtttccatttgtttcttctgaaaatagactcactaaggattctaagcatataaattataactcataatcatttttgtacaatttttaatgattttcaaaagtcagaacaggggaacccgaattcatcctgaccttgtctcacaaaatctattatatctcatgatttacaattccattgcttacaccgtttcttttataagaaactagactcaataagctttaatttcatattttattcaccctctaattcgatctctacaatttttggtgatttttcaaagttagagtactgctgctgtccaaaactgttttagtgtatgatgttaattaccattttcccctaaactttcaataaatgataatttcatctctgctcaattaacctctcaattgagctgatttttctcaattaacactatatttcattactttaaagtactttataacctttggaaatcataattttagcactagactttaattccaaactttttcacaattaggtcctacaaatcaatttctattgaaattacctaataaaatcatctcacaacaaattaaagcttcaatttcatcctatttcatcataaacttccagcacatattcatagaaactttcaagTTCATTcacaaaatcaaaaactaatgaatttagtaataggacctagttgtaaaagtcttagaaacacaaaaattacaagaaaaaggcaagaattaactcacttggggcaaaaattatgaaaaacccttaggacgtttttggctgatgggaatgcaaaaaaataaagaggaatctagataattccactttagtcctaacttttaaagcaaattttgcaatattccaattttacccttaattcttcaattctcctgatttttctcagcgtatgctgcccaaaatatctccttttggggttattttcaatttatgtccctcttcatttaacaattgagctatttaatccttctagtaacttttacacatttttcaatttagtccttttcacttaattgactacccaaacattaaaattttctaacgaaattttaataccatatttctaacacttcataaatatttataaaaatatttttgactcggtttctGAGATCgaagtctcgataccttattttacccaatttcttctataatttcttttctaactaaccactaaatcggtaaaatttttctatcgatattttcatacgattttcctatcatatcaatattcatgcaaaaaaaaatataaaaataaatttatctttaaatcggatttgtggttacgaaaccactattccgatagcTTTGAATCTGGGCCATTACACACGTGGTGCCTAATACGACACATATAGTGCCTGATTGGCAAAGCCGATAAATTACCgtactcttccaatcctatggcatgccaactgtATCCGACTAAGCCCGATTAGTTAATAAGGTATTCAAATCactttctcaatttcaatttcagtttcaatgtacaaatcaattcgatacaattttccactttccaacaatatactatcaaatattcatatataatcatacttcatctcaaattcattcatttcaatattgatacctaccttaaaattttacttaccatatacataaatttaaatataacatttaataaatagtagtttgaattatagtaatacaaaccgtgaATTTCTCGTTTTAGTCCTCGATAGCCCTCTCCTTTCCTTTGTGTGTCGATGCCTcgggttctttgttagctacgaaaataataataaattttttcattattaatacaacactaatttacaataattaattgaattccTTTTCAATTTATACCCTAactccaatttaatcctaattaacTCATTTACTTTTCTAACTCAATTCACACTTCATTTCTACTTAATATCTTGCCATGTTCAACTTAACTATTCAATGTTCatattaaaatcttaattttaaacttctttcaatttaatccctactaTGTAAAACTTATAACCTAGTTTgcaattttaatcctttaatcaattctaacttgaaattcattcaattaaaccctaattcattattttgttcaacATGAACTAACTTCAAAAACCTAAGAACTTTCAAAACTtcaacttaatttcaacaaaactttgttctaaagcttctaaaatatcaaaattaagagaaaaggacttaattgacttaccttttaaactttaaaaccttaaaccctagtttttcgttttctttttcttttcttctttcctttctccCTGTTTCGAAAGCTTCTGTTCCTTTtccccttttgtttcttttgttattttactttattttatatatatatatatacatatattagttaataatattaataataatataatataataatatttaattcataaatatcttttacttaaattttaagtaaataaataattataatactaTATTGTTACACTTGTACCATCTTATCACCATACACttgtcttaatttattttattttataatataataatattaataataatatttaaataaaagccataataataattaataattataattataataataaattaataacaaaatctCAAGATTTAACACTCATTAACCGCCTTGTTCTAAGCAATTAGTCTAATTGCTTATTTAGCTAtaagtttttctttaatctataatttaatttttactctttattcaatttaatcctttttcgcaattactcttaattaagctaaattcacctaattaaaacttaattaagctCACTactagactcataaatatttctaataattatttacgaacTTGGTTTACTAAGACGGAAGCCCGATATTGTACTTTTTCGATGCCcatgaattttgggtcattataTTAGTGTTTTTGTACATGTGAATCTTTATATTgcaatttatattgatttttaatttgacTAGTTTTATGAGTTACATGATTCTCCTTTTGCGTAATTTCGAGTCAATTAGCCTACCGTTACGATTCAACATAATACTCTCCACGTAATTTCGATAATAAATACCATGGGTTGTGCGATCAAGATAATACTCTCCACGTAATTCCAAGTTGTAAGAACCAACAGTTATATTCTCTACGTAATTTTGTGCAATCAAGATAATACTCTCCACATAATTCCTAGTCGTTAATGCCAACGGTTGTGTGATATACATAATACATTCCATGTAGTTTCGAGTCATCAGTTCCAATGTTTAAGCTGTCAAAAAATTATTCTCCACGTAATCCAGGTTGTAAAAACTAACGATTGTGCGATTGACCTAATACTCTCCACATTTTCCGAGTTGTAAGAATCAATGATTGTGCGGTTGATAAATAATATTGCGTAATTTTGAACCAACCGTGCCAACAATTACATCCACTAGCACCTCCCACAGTACCACCCACACCATGATTCCTAATGGTAACCTCCCACGATACCACCCATGGCATGATTCCTAACGATAACCTTCCACGAGTACCCTCCCACGGTAACCATCCACAAGTACCTCTTGCGATACCCTCCCATAATAACAATCCAGGAGTACCACCCGCGATACCTTCCCATGGTAACCATCCACGAGTACTACCCACTGAACCATCCACGATATAACTCATAAGGTGACCTCCCACAATACATCTTCTAATAGTAACCACCCATGATACATGTCCTAATGGTACTCCTCCATGGTATGGCTTCTAAAGGCACCCTTCCACTAGGGGTTCATTTTCACTCCATTAAAGGTTCATTTTCATTCCTAATTTTGAACTAATATTATACCTTCAACATTagcataattttaaatacttacaAATAGTTGCAATGCCTTTTATACGAgcacaatttcaaaatttttaaattatcacAATTTTTGTAACAAGAAACACAAATACAAACAAATTTTCTTAACCTCATTCACAATACAAAAATCTTATTATTGCTTTTCATTTTAGACAATGTCACTGTACAACTTTCCCTTCGACTAGGAAAGATGGGGCATTTGTTATACATGTGCATTTTGACCACAATGTAGGTCCCACCATACGTACTTATATACTCTTATtgagattattatttttttgttccgCTTTGAAACCACCAAACGtttttctctctatttctcCCCTCATTTCCACCTTTGATGGCTCTCTACCCTACGAGAGTACACCATTCCAAAATACCACCACCTTCTTTTGCTTGTCTCTTCCTGTTCCCTCCTTGTTGAACAATTGATCAacaagtttttatatttaaaaagttggaaattgttttttatacatttaaaaattaatttattttattgctaaTAGTAAtgtattttaccaaatttataatgatttccTTGTTAGTTGTTAGCGTGATTATATAGATATGTCGATGGCAAACTTTCGTGAAAAATACTATAAGATaaacaatttgattaaaatcttcaaattgaaaaaggactagtggcatattttctttcattaaataatttttatgtttttttgaacattttgtaaattaatttattgttaatcattaaaataaaattgttaaatttttttgcaGTCATCAAAATCAATATCGAATGATAAAATTTAGCTGAGAAAATTCTATAAAACTTGAGCAAATTTAACCGTATTACAATGAAAACGTCAATCAACATGAAgcataagaaattataattacaaatttcaatTACCCTTTAACTGTGCagattcaatttaaatttaaaaatttgggttttctaagtcaaataattacatatttgaaccattTTAGATTCTTATCACTTCAagtattatgattaatttaagttCACATCAGTTTTAGTTTGGGTTCGGATTCAGGTTGCAGCCTCCATACTTTTTATGGTCAAATGGATTAGTCTTGAAAACAACTTATATTTTACATCGAAAATATGAATCAAAAACACGAAGAAAAGCATTTCAGTTGCAGCTAAGTAATTCAGACTTTCACCCAGAGTTGGTTCCATGAAGACAAACATTAGAATTCTAGTCTTTACTAGTTGGTACTtcttaaattaagaaaaataatgtaCCGGCAATGCTGCAGGATCAAGTTCCCAGCAACCTCTTAGGCTGCCATTTCTCTCTTCGGTTAGCTCGAAAAATGGAATTTGATGCGAAAACCTTAGCTGATCCACCCAAGAGATTTCGGCTGCAACATTAGATCCTCCTTTTGCTTGAACCCTAAAAACAGAATTGAAGCCATCCACACGTTCTAACATTAAAACCTCTATGCACCCATTGATTTCCTTCATAACCAGCACTATGTCATAGTACCAGTTCTCCAAGTCCGAACATTTAATTTGAGGAGTCCAGTTCCGATATAATGCCCAGATCTCACCTTGTCTAGGTGAGATGGCAAATTCATCCTTAGTACCGGTAGACTCTGCCTTTAACTTATGAGAAAAGGAGTCAGTGGAGGTGTAGACTTGGGAACCCTTTCTACTAAATCTTCCGCAACAAGTAGGCATGCTTGTATCGTACCACTCGGTTCTTCTTTCTGATTGGCAAGGAAGAAGCCACGTCACATGTATTTTGAAAACCGGGTGGGACTCGATGTTCTTAATCTCACCATAGTACTTTGGTAAGCCATCATCATCACCATACAGTGCCCAGACCTGACCAACAAGAAACTTTTCCTTGGTTTTGTCGGCATCAAAATTGTAGAATTCAGATTCTGGGATTTCAAAGATTTTTGAGGCCGAAGCTGAAAGAGCAGGTTCATCAGATCCCACAGTAGGCTTCGGTATTTCACAAGCAGCCGAATAAGAGCTACTAAGATGTCTGCTATCACCGTTCGCCTTCAAGACCTTAGGAACAGCAATTTCTTCAGGCAAAGCAGCTGTGTCGAGTTCAAAGGAACCTTTGGGCACCCCTTTTCTCTCTTTACCAGTCAGTACAAAGGATGGTACCATGTGGGAAAACCGGAATAGTTCATTGCGCGGAACTACAAATGTATCAACTCCATTCTTACTCATTCGAGAGAATACACTAACAAAGCCTTTTAccttatttaagtaagcaaccTGTATACCTGCACCTTCAACACCCCCAGATAAGATCTCaacaaattcatatttatatttcttgTCAGTGCCAGAACCAGACTTCCAATTGATATTCCAGTTCTTGAAAAGGGCCCAAGTTTCTCCCTTTCTTGGAAATATCTTGTAGGTATCTCTACAAGTTCCTTTTTCCCAATATAGCAAATGGGAAAACATAAGACAATCTTCAGTGTTTTCAGAGGCCCCATGTTTGAACTTACCACAAGAAACCGGTAAACCTTCTCCGACCCATTCTATTTCATTTGCATCATCTGGATCTGGTTCTAGCCAGGTTATTTTCAGCTTGAACCCAGAAGAGAAGATTTTTCTGATCCGAGCATAGAATCTAGGCATGGCATCCAACGTATCATACAAAGCCCAAATCTGACCTACTGAAAAACTGCTTTCTTTCTTATCATTGTCAAAGTCATAAAACTCTGGATTCGCGCATGCAAAAACCAGGGGctcctttgtttctttttggcTCAAATCTGACACAGAATCATCAACAATGGGGTTTAAATTTTCCTTAAGGCCATCAGCATAAGCTTTCCCAGGTTTCCTAAGATCATCCCCGTCACTCAATTCCTTTAAAAAGCTTGACTTAAAACCCTTACCTTCTCTATGATCCCTTGCATTCTGATATTTCACTTCACCAGCTCGATTTTTCTGTTTCGACTCGTCTTCATTAGGCATTTCTTTAGTTTCTTCATTGGCACAGGGTGATCCACTTGTTTTAGTCTTTTTTGGAAGGCTACCAAGGTCCTCCTCATCACTTAAATTCACCTTATATGAAATGTGCTTCTTACGCCTACCAGATCTCCGCACATTCTGCTCTGCTTGAGAATTAGACTGCTTTCCAACCAGAACATCACCATTTCCATCAATCACCATATCCTCATCAGACTCATTGCTGCTTCCACTGGATTCAACAGTTTGCTTCTTTCCTCTTTTACTATTCCCCTTTCCCTTTCTAGCCTCAGTAGTATGAGGTGCATTTGGAGTAAAGCCTGTAAAAACATTCTCAACAGTGAAACTCCTTTGAGACCTTTGATCAACTCCGCAAGCACCCTGATTCTGTGCAACTCCTTGTTGGGGAAACTTTGGCCGACTCATTTTACTTGCCGGTGGAACTGCACCTGAATCATAGGCAACGAAGTTCTTCTTGCAAGTTTGGCAGCGAATAGATCTGTTAAGTATTTCTGTATAATACTGGTACTTAACTGTACAGTAAGGACACTTGGTCCAGAAAGTGGGCCGGCCATTGGAGGAACCAGTTTGAGTTGGTTGTTGTCGTTGCTGTTGAGAATTCAAGCCAGGAAAGTTGGCATGGAAGTTATTCTGAGCAGCTGCATGTGGAAACCAACTTGAGTTCTGTGGGGGGCGACATGCTGCAGCTGGAGATGGTCTATTAACAGTAACTTTGCGTTTCATGTCATGAGAAGATCTTTTACCTTGATCCAAAAGTGTCCTTTGTGCATCCCCGATCAACTTAAAAGCAGCTTCTGCACCAGGAAACTTGTTCTTATCCGGGTGAAGTTGAAGGGCAAATTTTCTATACTGCTTCTTGATTGTAGCTTCATCAGCTGTCTGATCAACCTTAAGTATGGCATACCAATCCATCTCATTGCCATACAATCGTTTCTCGGCAGCACAATGCACATCACACACCACTATCATCTGAGATATGCTCTCCAGATCCTGAAATAGTTGCTGGGCCTTGGCTGCAACTCTAAGAGCACCagaaaaatctttattttgCATCTTCTTCTCCGCAATGTCTTTGGCCCTGATGGCCTCTTCCTTGTTGCAGTCCATCATCAATGAAATCCAAGAGGGAGCAAGTTGAATCGGTTTCAGACACACACGCAAAAAAACTATCTAATGATTGGTTTAatcaactaatttaattaaattataacagACATCATCCACTCTTCCTCTGCAATCTCATAACTACCAGACAAGAAACCCAGCTCCCACTTCCTCATGGATCCTGTAGTAGTTTATCAAATCAAACCTTTCAAAAATACACTAAAATAGGTTCAACTAAGCCAAAAAAGAAAGGCAAGAATTGGAAGAAATTAAAATCTGATACTCCTATATTGATATCACATTTTTTACATAATAAGTGGATCTTCATGCATCAAGACACAAATGTAAAGGCCCTACACAAGAAGGATTAACTTCAAAGATCAAAAGGATGAGGAAAACAAGTGCAGCatattttcacatgaaattagcaaaataatcacttgaaacaaacaaataggGATTCAACTTTTTCAATCCAAGGGTTCCAAGAAATatgaaattgtgaaaagctacaAGGTTATtacaaaatatggaaaagaaaaatgtaagtCTTCAAAATTCAGAAATGGCCAAACCaaccaaatcaaatttcaagcCAATAATGTACCAGCTGCAGAAACCCCGGAAAGCTTCATCGCAACTAAAAACAAAAGCCCAAAATGACAACAGTATACGCCTAAGAATAATTCAGTAAACAACGAAGAATTACAAATCTATGCGTAACAAAACGAGCTGATAAGTTCCaatttttttcacatatttttcaTGTGGTCATCACATTTTCCATTAACATTGCTATCATATTATTAGTCCATATACTAAACAACAGCAAGACCAAATAAATTCCATCTTTCTCAAGTTGAATCTCAAATTCTACCCCccccaaccaaaaaaaaaagaaccgaTTCCGTAAGACCCATAAGCAAACATAAATAGActccaaagaagaaaaactCCGAAAAATGATACTTGGAttagtcaaaattttacttagagaaagaaaaagaaaaagaaagctaaAATTGAACTATTGACAAAGGGGAGAAGCGGAGACAGTGAACTGACCTGTATTTTGAATTCCAAAATGGAAGGGTCAAAATCCACAAGAAAAGAAGGGAGGGTTCTTTGGGGGGTTTGAGAAAAGAGCCAAGACCAGGGGAAAGTTGGGAATAAAAATAACACTGTACCTGCGAGTGCCGCTGATTTTTTGTGTTGAATGGTGGATATAACTGTGATTTTGGTGAAATTTAGGGCCAATTTCAGAGGATTTTGTTCTACAAAATGCCCTTgcattttcatgtatttatgGGGAGGTGAAACGCAGTGGTTCGAACCCTAGGTTTTTCTTTTCGGACGTCTCTCGCAATTTTCAGAATATTTGaggattaattaaataaattaaaaaaagatattcATATCATTTTTCAAACTAATTATTCGACCAACCAATTCCATTTAGGCAACATCGATTCTGAATGTTCACATTTCAATACTTTCAATGTATACCATATTTAGATATTGTAATGAATTTGTATGTACTTTACATTCATGAACAACAGCATCTAAAATTGAATGTTGAGGATTTGAATGGAATTTTACATCAATTACGTATCTCCATATGACGCAGAATCCAACATTTGTGGACATCCAATTTTATCAAATGAACAGAGAGGTTGTAAGTTGGAGATTTTGAGGGTTACCATCTTGCGGTTGTCGGCGCAATTTGAAACTCCGTCAGAATAGGCTCCACTTCTTTCACCCCAAACATCAGACCAATATCTGAAGGTTTCCCTCTGTGTTGTGCAaactatataatattttagtactTGGGACAAGAAGTCAGCCGAAAATGATGAGGCAGATGCAAAAGTGGCACATGCTTCTGCCATTATTGCAGTGATATCCCATCATAGACTCCATTGGAAAAAAACCAACAAGGTAGAATAGCGCATACATACAGTGAAAGATGAAGTTACCTAGAATCATCCCTTGGTTTGTTCCTTTCCTTCTAAAGTAATTCAGCTGGAAAAGTTAAAACTTTTGGAGTTGAATTTTATGGTTTGAATGGGGATACTAATTGGTTCTTCTTTTTCTAGCCTTTTAGGATACAATGCATGCTTTGCCACCGAAgtggagaaaaagaaaatcaacttTATTGAGATTATCTATATTAATTGGAGCCTTTTGTCATGGTTGATTGATGCACTTTAGCTTCGACTggttttttgtgttttaaattttctttttttgaactGGGTTGATGTTGCTGTTCAAAGAAACAAGGAATATTTCTATTATTCAGATTGGAGTTGCACATTTATTGGTGAATGGATTCATCAATGGCTTTCAGTTCATGGGTGGGTTGGTGGGTGGCCGGAACCCAtggttaataattaatattggaCAAATTATATTGTAGTCTTTTAAATTGATATGCAAATTATGTCATGCGGCATTCAATGATTGGTTCATTCGTCAAAAAATATTATGTCAGATATCAGTTAGAGTTTTTAAtgagaataattaaaataaacaaaactatGTAACGTGAAGGcttaaaatgagaattttttagaattaaatggctatcatttttaaaaattaaattatttttaaggaaaCAATATAGTGGGTTATTTGAGGAACAGAATATGATAGTTGTGATTTTTTTAAGGGCAAAACAATCTCTCAAGTCTTGTTAAGAACTCTTTCCAAATTTTGAGAGAGGAAGGAAACGCAATAGTCTTCTCCTCCCAGGAAAAGCTCTTCTATGTTATTCCcaaatttttagataaaaacaATGGCATGTTCCAGTTTTTTCTTAAGAAAACCATTCTCATGTTTTTCACATTCAATTCTTATATACAtaaactttattcttttttatcttaaaataatttttagaattttaaatatttttatgatttttcgtaaaaaatgaaaaataaaattatatcatatCATTATCTATTCATCTGTCAATTAATAATAGGATAAAATGCCTAGTTAGTCATCTAACTTTTAAGACACTTTATTTTAGTCCTCCAACCATTAAATTTCTCATGGTGGTTAATTATATATGCCAcatcatatttacacttttattttagtcaccaACTTCTAGgttgctttcattttagtcacctaaAAGTATCCTTTTTTTCACGTATTGGTTGAGGTAAAAGCATTTAAGATTAAAGTGAAAAcaatagaaactaaaataatgttttaaaatttgtcaaattgtacttgtttagCCCTTACTAAAgtattttttcaatattaaaatttaaattttaaaatatcaaaatcaattaaataaattattaaaatatattatcccAATAgatttgttactataatattaaaattaattaatttaatttccttctaaattttattttatgtttccaaattaaaacaaactcaaATAACTTATCTCTAATAATTTTCTATGAAAcccaaatttcttttgattatatgatATTGAGTCTTTCATACTAAgctaaaaataaagaacagtccttataattaatttaattaattaattttatcttccatGACAAACAAAACCTAGAAATTTTTTCATTACTTCTTTACCCAAGCGAAGAATaagcaattaatttaattaattgcaatgattttctttgttttagctTAGAATGAAAGGTtcgacattaaataatcaaaagaaatttaagttttgtaaacaattattaaatatgaattatcgagttaatctcattaaaaataataag
This genomic window from Gossypium raimondii isolate GPD5lz chromosome 10, ASM2569854v1, whole genome shotgun sequence contains:
- the LOC105776803 gene encoding uncharacterized protein LOC105776803 is translated as MMDCNKEEAIRAKDIAEKKMQNKDFSGALRVAAKAQQLFQDLESISQMIVVCDVHCAAEKRLYGNEMDWYAILKVDQTADEATIKKQYRKFALQLHPDKNKFPGAEAAFKLIGDAQRTLLDQGKRSSHDMKRKVTVNRPSPAAACRPPQNSSWFPHAAAQNNFHANFPGLNSQQQRQQPTQTGSSNGRPTFWTKCPYCTVKYQYYTEILNRSIRCQTCKKNFVAYDSGAVPPASKMSRPKFPQQGVAQNQGACGVDQRSQRSFTVENVFTGFTPNAPHTTEARKGKGNSKRGKKQTVESSGSSNESDEDMVIDGNGDVLVGKQSNSQAEQNVRRSGRRKKHISYKVNLSDEEDLGSLPKKTKTSGSPCANEETKEMPNEDESKQKNRAGEVKYQNARDHREGKGFKSSFLKELSDGDDLRKPGKAYADGLKENLNPIVDDSVSDLSQKETKEPLVFACANPEFYDFDNDKKESSFSVGQIWALYDTLDAMPRFYARIRKIFSSGFKLKITWLEPDPDDANEIEWVGEGLPVSCGKFKHGASENTEDCLMFSHLLYWEKGTCRDTYKIFPRKGETWALFKNWNINWKSGSGTDKKYKYEFVEILSGGVEGAGIQVAYLNKVKGFVSVFSRMSKNGVDTFVVPRNELFRFSHMVPSFVLTGKERKGVPKGSFELDTAALPEEIAVPKVLKANGDSRHLSSSYSAACEIPKPTVGSDEPALSASASKIFEIPESEFYNFDADKTKEKFLVGQVWALYGDDDGLPKYYGEIKNIESHPVFKIHVTWLLPCQSERRTEWYDTSMPTCCGRFSRKGSQVYTSTDSFSHKLKAESTGTKDEFAISPRQGEIWALYRNWTPQIKCSDLENWYYDIVLVMKEINGCIEVLMLERVDGFNSVFRVQAKGGSNVAAEISWVDQLRFSHQIPFFELTEERNGSLRGCWELDPAALPVHYFS